The nucleotide window ACCGAATTTATCGTGGCTAGCTACCAATTACAGAACACATAGACCAagctacaatagttatttgtgcaacaagagaggaaagtcggtttttcttgcgagtgtttattttgagtcccgagaaagcaaaaaattcttgagcgtagcgagggactcaaaaacacgagatgtaaaataactttgctctcgtgttgcacacataactTTTCgactcagtagtgagaacatattaaaggttaaaatgtatttcgaattacacagaataatacagagaaaaaaaaaatataaaagtatgaagtggcagttcatggccttcactaaattaaaaagctactttgtttcaatccctggagtgaggaaagtcgcactttcttcactccctggagtgaggaaagtcgcacttccctcattccagggagtgacgaaagtaggcttgttcgagctgctgagatgAAAAAGGGATTTACACAATCCCAAATTCCCGTTTCTACTCGTAAATCTCAagtacaaaaataacaaatcgTTTAGCTAAAtaagattgtaaaaaaaaccggacaagtgagagtcggCCTCACCCACTGAGGGTTctgtacataggtacatctatatttttttatatttacaaatgtacatattttcagatttttccccgTACTTGTAATATAAGACATTATTACTTggcaaatttcatagttttagaaTCTAAGGTATAGATTCACTAACATAAACAAGCTTTCAAATaaataccatatttatttaccataAAATTTGTATTCCTAACCATTCAAtatacttttcacatcaccaaatcgaaaaagggctttttcttccctactaggagggatcaaagtaacacttttctgttctaggacactattttttcatttttttgcgtcttatttttttagcttaaataatatttttaaacattataattacctcttaggtgatgtgaaatagttatttgttatacaagggtgcaaagttgtattttacccgcgagtgtggaattgaaacacgagcaagcgaaaggattctatagttgaaccacgagcgaagcgagtggttctaaaatagaatcctgagcgtagcaagtgtttcaacacacgagaagtaaaatacatttgcacccgtgtgtaacacaaaacttttcacctcactatagcgaggaaagtgcaacatccacaggcgttagatcatcttcatcactgaaatcactcattttttacgatattataacaaaaaattatggaaattctgtatttttacgtgagaagtttttaagtaaaaaaattgttgacaatgttgacatttctgacgtatgaaatgttaatgatgcgttttgaaattgcatcgactcaacttgtgcgttcagaattatatttaacattattattaaaaaacaaacgtttcttatggaactttaaggtttatgacataaaatcattaaataaagctaaatttggtattttttattagattctcaaaccatttgtttaatgataattaatatcaaatgaatcattattatgagcgttttacgttttgttatctgtcaagctacttaaaacatgctccatccaaggtcaaattactttccccactagtggataaaatgcgtttttccccgcttgttttaaaggataaaagacaactttccgagctagtgaggagaaaagcaatatgtgtcacatggtagcaaaattatttccatcttgggcgtaaaacacttgaatccctcaatacgctcaggattctactttagaatccctcgctactctcgggattctattatagaatcctgagcgtagtgagggattaaattgtacgccctcgcccgtaaatatgtcactttgctcccttgtgacacaatctactattttcgtCAATAgtcgaaagaaaataaatactaaattaaaattcaaataatttatttcagaataaaaattccatatacaattacatttaaaataaaatgactgatattaaattaaaattaaatatgttagtAATAATAGGTAATACTTAAGAAAGTATGTTAGTACAcaggaaataatttattaataaaatacattaaaattagaatttttataaaataaattaaaatataattacaattttgataaataaatccatttacaatttaaaaattatttcccTACTAGGGTATGGAGTTAAATCCATCGCCACTAAGGATCccgattaaatattttattcagaaACTATACTCCAACCAActaatttttgtttataaataggttcagtttattttaatttgaaatgttcCAGTCTGTGTCCCGCtgccataaatatattttcgacTGTACACGGATTAcctgaaatagaaaaaaaaccgataaaaaattgtttttttattttatttttatttcgtaaatcGTCGTAAACTAGTGATTTGTTATGGACATTTTCATAGTCAAATTACGCGTCAAACAATCTACCATTTCGTGGTCTTTGTTAAATACCTGGTAAGGTGGACGAATTCTTAGGCTAGGTAGTCCTAGGTACCAGCTTAGTTACCAACCGTGTTGGTAAAATTAACACCAAAGAGTGTAGATGAAAATGTTAGATGACAAACAGAGTTACCACAATTTGTACGGTTCCGCGTAGATACACAAAATTGACCATTtcgtatatatacctacaaacaTGGCCATGTAGTTTAAGGCTATTAAAAAGGGTTTACATGACAAGTTCTTGGATACCACAAATAGTTTTTATGCATTTCTTTTGCgccttaaatacatattatttattggtaGAATTACTCCAAAAAAGGATACCATACCAGAAATTTGAAGTGACCTAAGCAAGATAAGCCGTTAAAAGTGACGATATGTTCGCGATTTTTTAGTAGGAGTACGTATAGATGCtccttatttttagggttccgtaccagaagggtaaaaacgggaccctattactaagactccgctgtcccggtccgtctgtctgtctttctgtctgcctgtctgtctgtctgtctgtccgtctgtcaccaggctgtatcccataaaccgtgatagctagacagttgaaatttttacagattttgtatttctgttgccgcaataacaacaaatactaaaaacagaataaaataagtatttaagtggggctcccatacaacaaacgtgatttttttgccgttttttgcgtaatggtacggaacccttcgtgcgcgaatccgactcgcacttggccggttttttaaactacatatattattgtcTATTATTAAATCGTATTTTAATCATACCTACGTCCACCCATTGGTCCTGATAGCCTGCTTCCAGCCGAGCAGCGCGTACGCAGTCCCGTAGAGCGTGCGTCACAACCACCGCCAGGCATAACGCTGGTTCGCCCGTCGCTAAAATAACGCAAAAATGCATTTTGATTAGCTTATACGGTTTGGCTTTAAGTAGACTCTGACCATTATAAGTTTGCAATGACTTGATGTAAACCAGAGACGCTCTCCATGTGGATTTTGGTACATTGACCATAAAAAAGGAGACATATAtgtaatatcaaagaggatataatattatagagcggtactgtcatagtaaactttgtaaccacagtaaattcactgccatctatcgacacactttaaaactaaaaatgaagatttataaaaatatgataaaatgtatttaaatatggataaatgattttttttatttatttattattttgagccatgttctttcactgatatgcgttaaaattgttaaataacaaactaaaccgtcaacgccctctatacgagagtaggccaaaggtagtagcgacatttgatcgaaaataaaattttcgtgattttcgaggcacgtcttttccttagactgtatccatctattacggagttatatttatctttggtaacataaaaaataccttTAGACTGCAAAACGCCAAACTCGTTTCTAGAGTCCCTCTTAAAGTATATTCTCATGTCAGCGGGAATATCTTTGATGCCCGGTGGCTTGTATGTCCACGTGCGATCTGTCAGAATCTCTCCGGTGTCCTTATCGTAGACTAGCTTCTCTGATGTCCAGTAACCCAGGCCCATGACGAAGGCACCTTCAATCTgacaaaattttgttttattaaatactagcgacccgccccggcgaCATAAAGCGACAATCTGGTACCTTTTGActaaaaacgacacatatatggAATTTAAACATGCGTCAATTCTgagaattaaaactaaatccattatcactacatagtattaaACAAAGATTTAGAGAGACTATATTGCAAGAATTATCATCGTAACGCTTTTTAACGTTGAAACAAGATTGTGTATGTATTACCTGTGCCACATCAATTTCTGGGCTTAAACTTCTCCCCGTATCTTCCAGAATATCTACTCTCCTCACATCATGATTTCCCGTCAGTAAATCAACTTCCACTTCTAAAGCGCAGGTTGCATAAACATTATAAGGTTTTACACCATCGTTGAAAGAAAACATGTAAGATGCTTGCAAATCAAGACCGGCTCCATATGCTTGCTTAATCAGATCCTCCCAAGAATATTTCTCCATTTTATCCTTGATTGGTTTAAGTCTTTCCATTAAAATATCACAAGCTTTTTTCGTAGCAAAGGCGACGCATTCACTACCAATGCTGCCACCTGTAACAATGCTATTTGGAGATGTAAAACTTGTGCTAGGTTTTACACTGATTTTTTCAAGAGGAACGCCAAGCGCGTACGCACACACTTGGGCTGCCTTTGTATTCAGTCCTTGTCCCATTTCTATACCTCCGTGCAGTACAACAACTGATCCATCTCCATGATAAATAGAAACAATTGAATTGTAATTTCCAAGGTAAAATATCCCAACAGACAACGGCAGCATGTTCAATGCCCTTTTCCTCCAtctattttctttattaaacTTCTTGATATCTTCTTGTCGTTGCTTGAAATTGGAGTCTTTCCCTAATTGATCTATCATTTCTGGGATTGGATTTTCTTTTGCCATATTTAGTAGTCTCACATGAAGAGGATCTTTGTTTAAATTGTAAGCTATTCTTTCCATTATATGCTCTATTATCGCCACACCTTCGGTTGTACCTGTAAATTCATCAACTTAATTATCTTGGACGAaagtctttttttgtaatagaaaaaaaacgagTAGGTTTCGTAAACCATTAAGCTTCCTGATAATTGTATCTAGGAGTATTGAAAAAGCTTTCTTAAATATCGACATGTTACCAGGGGCTCTGCACCATGTATTCGATGGGGTGTCTGTTGCAACACTGTTTGCTTCAATCCACCAACTTTTAATATCATAGCAATTCCGCATATGCTCGGCTGTTAGCGGCGCGATAACTTCGTTGAAAACGTGTCCGCAGTCTTGGTAGAAAGTTAGCTTAAGATACTGTATAGTGCCTTCTTTGTCGACACCTgcctaaaaagaaaatattactgACTATTGAGTCACATAATAGTTACACTACATTGTAAAAGAACACGTGGCAGACTTattgttttttaattgtttttcttttagttacatcttatttttatgtaagtaagtaagtaagtaagtaagtaagtatttatttgcaaagaataagtaggtacaatagtgtcttaggtggtaagtgacaattggttgcttattctgctatttgtactatacaggttgtactagcatgcaaaaatcttaaaactagaaacTACTACAAATCTGGCTGTATATCTTGAGAAAGGAAATCTTTTACATTGTAATAGCTTTTATCAGTCAATAGCTTCatcaatttatttctaaatctATGTACAGGTAGTTCTCTTATAGTTTTAGGtagtttgttaaaaagtttCATGCTCATAACAAAGCAGTGATTAGTGTATAATGCTGTCCTGGGAACACAGTCATGAACCAGCCTTCCAGGATCCCGTTGATTTCTAGTAGAGGCGCTTTCAGctgtagtaaataaatacatatgccTCTTTACAAACATGCAGATTTCCAAAATGTATAAGCATGGTAGCGGTAAAATCCTAAGTTTTTTGAACGATGGTTTGCATGTCTTGTAGGGGGCTAAATTACAAATAGCACGTATACATTTTTTCTGTGCTACGAATGGAATATTAAAGTCTGTGCAATTTCCCCACAAAATGAGCCCATATCTTAACACTGAACTAATATATCCATGATACGCGGCTAATGCTGTATGTAAACCTGATGAGCGTCTTAACTTACGTAGTACATAAACAAATCTATTTAGTTTAGAACGGATCTTTCCTATTTGTGCTTGCCAATCCAAATGTTTATCTAAAACTATCcctaaaaaacttacactttccATTTCTTGAATTGTCTCATTTTTGTAATGTATATTGATCCTAACATTTTCGCCAAGTTTGGTGttaaattgtatgtaattggttttactaatattaatttGCAAATTATGTAATTCCAGCCATTTTATAACATTTCTCAATGTCTCATTGACTTTACATTCATGTTCTTCGATATTTTCATTCTTTTTTGATGTAACAATAAAGGATACGTCATCAGCAAACATAACAGATTTATATGGAATTATATCCGGTAACTCATTTATataagcaataaataataaaggccCAAGCACACTACCTTGCGGTACACCAAAGTCGTTACATTTTAGCTCCGATCTGAAGCCGGTTTCTACATTAAAGTCGTTGAGTTTAACAATTTCTACACATTGTTTACGATTTTCTAAGTAGGTTTTTAACCAGTTTAGTGCAAGACCTCTTATACCATAATTTTCTAGTTTGTCTAAGAGTAACGAATGGTCTACAAAGTCAAAAGCTTTTGACATATCTAGAAAAATAGCTGTAGTATGTTGCTTTTCGTCTATGCATTTAACGATGTGGTGAATTAAGTTGAAACCAGCTAGTGTCGTGGATTTATGTTTTTGAAAGCCATTTTGCTCTAGTTTTATTATCTCAAATTTATTTAAGAAGCTACTTAATCTTTTATGCAtgcatttttcaaaaatttttgcAAATATTGGAATTAGAGTAATGGGCCGGTAGTTTCCCATAtcctttttatcttttttttaaacaggggCTTTACTATAGAAAATTTGAGTAATTCTGGAAATgtgccgctttcgaatgaaaaaTTAACTAGATGTGTGATAATTGCACTAAGTTGAGATTTACATTGCTTAATGACGTTAGTGCAAATACCGTCAATTCCTACTGCATGCGAATTATTTAATGAAGTAATGACACTCATTATTTCTCTTTCTGAATATGGAATTAAAAACAtgctattataattataatttgaagTATTAGGAGACTCTCTATTCCTTTGGTTATATAGTTTCTTGTCTTTAGCGTTCGATAATccaataaaatagttattaaaaCATGAAGCTATTTCTTGAGGTTCTATAATTTCTTTATCGTTTAgacatattttttctatatactgttgaatatttttgttttctgtttctttttttattatatcccATGAggctttacatttatttttactattagcTATGAACTTACTGTTACTGATTTTTTGcgctttatttatacatttcttAAGTAGTTTTGTGTATGTGTAATATTCACTTTTCCTTTGTTCAGTTTTTCCCTCTTTGTAGTATTGGTATCTAAGTGACCTTTTAGTTTTACAACTTATTTTGATACCATTTGTTATCCACTTTGGTTTCTTAAGAAGTCCACACGTGACTTTTAGGCGTTGAAACGGAAAACAAAgattataataaagtaaaagtATTTCATGAAATTTATTGAATGCTCTATTGAAATCTGCTTCCATATATACTTCCGAAAAGGAGAGTTTAGATAAGCATTCTTGAAACTTTTTGATATTATCTGGGCAGTAGTCCCGTTTCAGCTTATAGTAGTGTGTGTTGTCAAATAATTCACAATTTGTATTAATGCTTAGCATCTGAGCGGTATCATGGTCAGAGAGACCAAGAGGCAACACGTCTGCTGATgcattttgtatgttacttaaaaTATGGTCAATGCAAGTTTTGTCTCTAGTCGGTTTATTAATGTGTAGTtttaagttataattatttgcAATATCTATTAAATCTCTGctggttttatttaatactagtGTGTTGATGTTAAAATCACCGGCTATGGCAATTTGACAAGATTTTTGATTAAGTTTATGTAACAGAATATctaatttattaatgaaatagtTCGGTGGCGAATTTGGTGTTCTGTAAAGACAAACGACTACAAGATCATACTTGGGAATTATTATACCACAGCATTCAAAAAGTTTTTCTACTGCGAGCTTCTTTACACAATCCAactcattgtattttttttttttgtaattttaaaatgtaattttcatATGGGTGTGCGtgttattttattgcatgtAAAAATCGTCGTAATTTACTAATGAACTAGGTTTTTTAAGAGTCCAGAAGAACATTCCAGTCCATTttgaattttacaaaaaaggGATAGAAGTTAAAGTTTTCCTTCTATACTGCCTGAATAGAAACGAACGAGATACGAAACGAGAACCTTAAAGAATGACCAAaacaatacctaaataaataaataaacactattAATCCTGTAGCTGTTCTCTTCATATTTCtacaagtatgtaagtaaaacaatttgatttgtaatactttgtttaaacaattacaactattattttcatttaatacctACCTCAAAGTTACACGACGTAGGTAAGCGTTTGCCTATTGATTTCATATTGGTCTGAAGTGGCAAGATGAACCGGCATGGCGTGCCTTGAAGGTGAGTCACCAAGGCAGCCGCACAGGCGATTTGAGTCGCACGGGTTATCTTCGCACCGTACGCACCGCCTACGCGTCGGACGACGACGTTAATGCTGAAAATTAAGCTGACGATCAAAAATGATAACAGAGACAGAgaaaataaacacaataaaGCGACGACGAATTTGTAACAATAACAACGAAACTGTAATTAATATCGTAATCGTTTCAATTTGTTTTGATTGAATTATAGGGAAAATCACAATCCTAAATTCTCCCTTCTACTATCAATTATGATACAATAAACATCCTTAGTAAAATAAATCATGAATACAAAAATATAGTGGAAAATTTACCTATTCACAGGTACCTTCAAACATTGCGCTATAGCTACATTTGTCAGATCAAGCCACTGTGTCGCCGCGTAAATCTCCATACCATCTTCCGTAGGTTTGGCGACAGTAGTGTGTGTTTCCATATGGTAGTGGTACTGGCTTTCCATCCTATATTCTCCTTGAATTATACTCCTTACATTCTTACCGGTTTCTGAAGGTTCTATAGTCCTATTAACAACAACTCTTGTACTTTTTTCTGGCGATTTTAAAACATCGTCTATTGTTAACAATAGTTTTCCGTTATTTACAAatgaatagtttatttttactgCTTTGGCTGCTTTCTGGGCAGTTTTTTCTCTGTCAGCTACAATTATACCTGCTGGTTGCCCATAAAATTGTACTTTACTAGAGCAAAGGATTTCTTCTTCTGCTGTTATAAATGGCATGTTAGATGGAGTGAAAGTGTTATCTCCTGGTATATCTTTTGCTGAATAAAATGCCACCACGCCAGGGATTTTCTGAAAATTTAAaagattaaaatataaatgaataaatggacATGAAATAATTCAAGTATAAACAATTCAGTAAATTTCACGGCGGAGTTGTGAGTATGCAGCTTGAAAATTTGGCACAGCTTTTAGATGAAACGATTGCGGCCAAAAAATGTTGTAGCTCTAAAATCATTTtcataattacataaataactTACAAGTGCCGTAGTAGCATCAAAACTTTCAATAACACTTCCCGCTACAACATCTGCTGTGACGAAAGCCGCAAAAACCTCGTTCTGCTGCCTCGGTAGATCATTAGCAAAGACCGCCTCCCCACTACATTGAACTAGCGCTTCTAATTTCGGCACTGGTTGGTTCAGTGGCCACACGCTCTTGTCCGTGTCAAATATTTGATTTCCTTCGGATATCATTCTCTTCATGGTTTGTCCTCCTGATAGATATCTCGGATCTACTTTGCCTTCCGGACACATACTTAAAATGGCCTGGAAGTTATttggtattaaaataaatttaagtacctagtcttaCTATTTTCAACGCTTTTTTTTATTggctattaaattatttatttaataattgacAGTCGAAGTTCAATGTTACCTTGTAATATAATGCAACAGCCAACATTCTTCTAAAAGCAGAAGATGGTTCTGGTAGCGCTTCCTCAGGTATTATCTCATCAAACAAAGTTTTTACCGCTAACTGTAGTGTATCATTATTATAAAGGTCTTTACCAACCAACACTGTTTCAGTTTTGGAAGCATGTATAAATGTTGGTGAAATACTACCGTATACTATTGTGACCTTTTCCAAAAGTTGTGAATTTTGAcgaaatctaaataaaaaccCAGCATTGACTATTGCGTGTGCGTTTTGTGAACGGGGCATGATCTGAGgaagaaaaaacattttactattttaacgACCTAATTTgatttgaatattttatttattgatgaaAGTACCTTGTAGGTTTTCACATTGCAGCAGTGCGATAATGGAGGTAAAATAACATTCAATAAAACTTTGCCTTTCATGTCAATATTGAGAAAATCTGGCAGACTCattactgtttttttgtttatagattCAGCTGAAAATCAAACAATAAgcctataatatataataattaacatttgttGTCTTAAAGACCATGAAATTAGCAAACATTTTGGCGATGTTCACAAAGCGTTTTGCGGG belongs to Cydia strobilella chromosome 15, ilCydStro3.1, whole genome shotgun sequence and includes:
- the LOC134747623 gene encoding xanthine dehydrogenase/oxidase-like, whose protein sequence is MSQIVFTINGKKHQVDGKFGPDVSLNEYIRNVADLRGTKAMCQEGGCGACVVAVRAATPPTQEMRTFAVNSCLVSVLSCHGWEVTTVEGIGNRTVGYHDIQSRLAKFNGTQCGYCSPGWVMSMYSLVESKNNDLTMKDIENSFAANICRCTGYRPIADAFKSFAKDADERLLNKVCDLEDLAILKSCGVTCAKQCPHKKKHISEINKKVEKKEDWCEVGKIDNKMLTIDSTNHKWSKVYKLDDVFKSMNESGDYKLIAGNTGQGVYHVTDYPKNIIDIFNVVELKGHIVDVNLIIGAGMPLAEMMDLFLTMSSENEDFSYLKQLFDHMDLVAHIPVRNIGTIGGNLCLKHANNVFQSDLFLLFETVGGMVTVAESINKKTVMSLPDFLNIDMKGKVLLNVILPPLSHCCNVKTYKIMPRSQNAHAIVNAGFLFRFRQNSQLLEKVTIVYGSISPTFIHASKTETVLVGKDLYNNDTLQLAVKTLFDEIIPEEALPEPSSAFRRMLAVALYYKAILSMCPEGKVDPRYLSGGQTMKRMISEGNQIFDTDKSVWPLNQPVPKLEALVQCSGEAVFANDLPRQQNEVFAAFVTADVVAGSVIESFDATTALKIPGVVAFYSAKDIPGDNTFTPSNMPFITAEEEILCSSKVQFYGQPAGIIVADREKTAQKAAKAVKINYSFVNNGKLLLTIDDVLKSPEKSTRVVVNRTIEPSETGKNVRSIIQGEYRMESQYHYHMETHTTVAKPTEDGMEIYAATQWLDLTNVAIAQCLKVPVNSINVVVRRVGGAYGAKITRATQIACAAALVTHLQGTPCRFILPLQTNMKSIGKRLPTSCNFEAGVDKEGTIQYLKLTFYQDCGHVFNEVIAPLTAEHMRNCYDIKSWWIEANSVATDTPSNTWCRAPGTTEGVAIIEHIMERIAYNLNKDPLHVRLLNMAKENPIPEMIDQLGKDSNFKQRQEDIKKFNKENRWRKRALNMLPLSVGIFYLGNYNSIVSIYHGDGSVVVLHGGIEMGQGLNTKAAQVCAYALGVPLEKISVKPSTSFTSPNSIVTGGSIGSECVAFATKKACDILMERLKPIKDKMEKYSWEDLIKQAYGAGLDLQASYMFSFNDGVKPYNVYATCALEVEVDLLTGNHDVRRVDILEDTGRSLSPEIDVAQIEGAFVMGLGYWTSEKLVYDKDTGEILTDRTWTYKPPGIKDIPADMRIYFKRDSRNEFGVLQSKATGEPALCLAVVVTHALRDCVRAARLEAGYQDQWVDVGNPCTVENIFMAAGHRLEHFKLK